A single genomic interval of Arthrobacter methylotrophus harbors:
- a CDS encoding HAMP domain-containing sensor histidine kinase, with protein sequence MQATEMFTILGWMLLWAVLIGALTLALLRFLRRASILVQICLVVVATVGVLVAGMVSAFNAMFISARDLEVMWYILGVASAVAIAISLVLGAGVSRNAIRLVAATRRLGSGEALGDSVLPPSASRRSVPAMNSELAQLAGALEASSIKLEESRRREAAVETARRELVSWISHDLRTPLASMRAMAEALEDGMASDVPAYYRKIITQTDQMAVMVNDLLELSKIQAGTIRLSAEALDLYDLVSDAIADLAPLATQRGVRLDGGGDRECMAVADGPSLGRAVRNVLLNAIIYSRPDGGVLVSVGRDGSDAVVDVLDSCGGIADDDLAHVFETGWQKDRSRSAGMPLDGDAPRYSGAGVGLSMVAGIVKAHGGSVTVANTGEGCRFTLRLPLPATSTKQTGTP encoded by the coding sequence ATGCAGGCAACTGAAATGTTCACCATCCTGGGCTGGATGCTGCTGTGGGCTGTCCTGATAGGTGCTTTGACGCTTGCCTTGCTGCGTTTCCTGCGTCGCGCGTCGATCCTGGTGCAGATTTGCCTCGTGGTGGTGGCCACGGTAGGCGTCCTTGTGGCCGGAATGGTGAGCGCCTTCAACGCGATGTTCATTTCCGCGCGTGATCTCGAGGTCATGTGGTACATCCTGGGGGTGGCCTCGGCCGTGGCTATTGCTATTTCCTTGGTCCTCGGGGCCGGGGTGTCCCGCAACGCCATCCGGCTGGTTGCCGCGACGCGTCGCCTCGGGAGCGGCGAAGCCCTCGGCGATTCGGTGCTCCCACCATCGGCCTCGCGGCGGTCCGTACCGGCCATGAACTCCGAGCTTGCCCAACTCGCCGGGGCACTCGAAGCGAGCAGCATCAAACTGGAGGAATCCCGGCGTCGGGAGGCCGCCGTCGAAACCGCCCGCCGCGAACTGGTCTCCTGGATCTCGCACGACCTCCGGACCCCCTTGGCCAGCATGCGGGCCATGGCCGAAGCGCTGGAAGACGGCATGGCCTCCGACGTCCCCGCGTACTACCGCAAGATCATCACCCAGACGGACCAGATGGCGGTGATGGTCAACGACCTCCTGGAACTGTCCAAGATCCAGGCGGGGACGATCCGGCTGAGCGCAGAAGCCTTGGACCTCTACGACCTCGTGAGCGATGCTATCGCCGATCTTGCCCCGCTCGCCACCCAGCGTGGCGTCCGGCTCGACGGCGGCGGGGACAGGGAGTGCATGGCGGTCGCGGACGGACCCAGCTTGGGCAGGGCCGTGCGCAACGTGCTCCTCAACGCAATCATCTACAGCCGGCCCGACGGCGGGGTCCTGGTCAGCGTCGGACGCGACGGCAGCGACGCCGTCGTCGACGTCCTGGACAGCTGCGGCGGCATAGCCGACGACGATCTCGCCCATGTCTTCGAAACCGGCTGGCAAAAGGACCGCTCCCGCAGCGCAGGAATGCCGCTCGACGGGGATGCGCCGCGCTACAGCGGTGCCGGCGTGGGGCTCAGCATGGTGGCAGGTATCGTCAAGGCCCACGGCGGCAGCGTCACCGTAGCAAATACGGGGGAGGGCTGCCGATTCACGCTCCGGCTTCCGCTTCCCGCAACGAGTACCAAACAGACAGGCACACCATGA
- a CDS encoding response regulator transcription factor, giving the protein MYTERELSIVEFLAQGLSNAEIAQALHLSEGTVTSNPGCIMNKRGVRDRLPVLIDAVRTNHVTL; this is encoded by the coding sequence GTGTACACAGAACGCGAACTATCGATCGTGGAGTTTCTCGCGCAGGGTCTGTCAAACGCCGAGATAGCACAGGCGCTCCACCTCTCCGAGGGGACGGTCACGTCAAACCCCGGCTGCATCATGAACAAACGGGGCGTGCGCGACCGCCTCCCGGTACTCATCGATGCTGTGCGCACAAATCACGTGACGTTGTAG
- a CDS encoding ribonuclease J has protein sequence MTQTALPGLVTPPKLPQGTLRIVPLGGLGEIGRNMAVFEISGKLLVVDCGVLFPEETQPGVDLILPDFSYIEDRLDDVVAIVLTHGHEDHIGAVPYLLRLRPDLPLVGSQLTLALVEAKLQEHRIKPYTFTVAEGQVEQFGPFECEFVAVNHSIPDALAVFIRTDGGNVLHTGDFKMDQLPLDGRITDLRHFARLGEEGVDLFMADSTNADVPGFTTAEKEIGPTLDRLFGQAKKRIIVASFSSHVHRVQQVLDAAAQHGRNVAFVGRSMVRNMAIAAKLGYLDVPPGILVDIKNIDNLPDHRVVLMSTGSQGEPMAALSRMASGDHRVVVGQGDTVILASSLIPGNENAVYRIINGLLKLGADVVHKGNAKVHVSGHAAAGELLYCYNILKPLNAMPVHGETRHLIANGNLAEDSGVPSDRVILSDNGTVIDLKDHKANVVGQVEVGFVYVDGSSVGEITDADLKDRRILGDEGFISVITVINRTTGKIVSGPEIHARGVAEDDSVFDEIIPKINAALEDAVLHHSDHTNHQLQQVVRRVIGTWVNRKLRRRPMIIPLVLEA, from the coding sequence ATGACCCAAACCGCCCTTCCCGGACTTGTCACCCCGCCCAAACTTCCGCAGGGAACGCTCCGGATTGTGCCCCTTGGCGGGCTGGGGGAGATCGGCCGCAACATGGCCGTTTTCGAGATCAGCGGCAAGCTGCTGGTGGTCGACTGCGGCGTGCTCTTCCCTGAAGAGACCCAGCCGGGCGTTGACCTGATCCTGCCCGATTTCTCGTACATCGAGGACCGGCTCGATGACGTCGTTGCCATCGTCCTGACGCACGGCCATGAAGACCACATCGGCGCTGTGCCATACCTACTGCGCCTGCGCCCGGACCTGCCGTTGGTCGGTTCCCAGCTGACCCTTGCCCTCGTTGAGGCCAAGCTCCAGGAGCATCGGATCAAGCCGTACACGTTCACGGTTGCCGAAGGGCAAGTGGAGCAGTTCGGTCCGTTCGAATGCGAATTCGTCGCCGTCAACCACTCCATACCGGACGCCTTGGCTGTCTTCATCCGGACCGATGGCGGCAACGTATTGCACACGGGCGACTTCAAGATGGATCAGCTGCCCCTGGACGGCCGCATCACGGACCTGCGTCACTTCGCCCGCCTAGGCGAAGAGGGAGTGGATCTGTTCATGGCGGATTCGACCAACGCGGATGTCCCCGGATTCACCACGGCGGAAAAGGAAATCGGTCCTACTTTGGACCGTTTGTTCGGCCAGGCCAAGAAGCGCATCATCGTCGCGTCCTTCTCCTCTCACGTGCACCGTGTCCAGCAGGTCCTCGACGCTGCCGCCCAGCACGGCCGCAATGTCGCCTTTGTGGGTCGGTCGATGGTGCGCAACATGGCCATCGCCGCGAAGCTGGGTTACCTTGACGTTCCGCCGGGAATCCTGGTGGACATCAAGAACATCGACAATCTGCCGGATCACCGCGTGGTCCTGATGTCCACCGGTTCCCAAGGCGAACCAATGGCAGCCCTGTCGCGGATGGCCAGTGGAGACCATCGTGTAGTCGTTGGCCAGGGGGACACGGTCATCCTTGCCTCGAGCCTCATCCCGGGCAACGAGAACGCGGTCTATCGCATCATCAACGGGCTGCTCAAGCTCGGTGCCGACGTCGTCCACAAGGGCAATGCCAAGGTGCACGTCTCCGGTCACGCAGCTGCCGGCGAGCTGCTGTACTGCTACAACATCCTCAAGCCGCTGAACGCGATGCCTGTGCACGGAGAAACCCGGCATCTCATCGCCAATGGCAACTTGGCGGAGGATTCCGGTGTGCCCTCGGACCGCGTCATCCTCAGCGACAACGGCACGGTCATTGACCTCAAGGACCACAAAGCCAACGTAGTGGGCCAGGTGGAAGTGGGCTTCGTCTACGTTGATGGCTCCAGTGTGGGTGAAATCACCGACGCCGACCTCAAGGATCGCAGGATCCTCGGCGACGAGGGCTTCATCTCCGTTATCACCGTGATCAACCGCACCACAGGCAAGATTGTCTCGGGTCCCGAGATCCATGCCCGCGGTGTGGCCGAGGACGATTCGGTATTCGACGAGATCATCCCGAAGATCAACGCGGCACTTGAAGACGCTGTCCTCCACCACTCCGACCACACCAACCACCAGCTGCAGCAAGTGGTCCGTCGCGTGATCGGCACGTGGGTCAACCGGAAGCTTCGCCGGCGCCCCATGATCATCCCCCTGGTTCTGGAGGCATAG
- the dapB gene encoding 4-hydroxy-tetrahydrodipicolinate reductase — MTEQLAVAVLGAQGRMGIEAVKAVEAAADMKLVAALGRGDSLDTLLDAGAKYVVDLTVPDSTEANVHFAVEHGMHAVVGTTGWDAARLAALRELLAVNPESGVLIAPNFALGSILASAFAAKASKYFESVEIVELHHPNKVDAPSGTAVRTAQLIAAARQEAGVPASPDATDTALDGARGCEVDGIRVHSVRLRGLVAHQEVLLGGPGEQLTIRHDSFDRASFMPGVLLGLRNVASHPGLTVGLDGYLDLGL, encoded by the coding sequence ATGACCGAACAACTTGCTGTTGCCGTGCTGGGCGCCCAGGGGCGCATGGGTATCGAAGCCGTCAAGGCGGTGGAAGCGGCCGCCGACATGAAGCTTGTCGCCGCACTCGGCCGCGGTGACTCCCTTGACACCCTGCTCGACGCCGGCGCCAAGTATGTCGTCGACCTGACCGTTCCGGATAGCACGGAAGCGAACGTCCATTTCGCCGTCGAGCACGGCATGCATGCTGTTGTCGGCACCACCGGCTGGGACGCCGCGAGGCTTGCGGCGTTGCGCGAGTTGCTTGCGGTGAACCCGGAGTCAGGCGTTCTGATCGCCCCTAACTTCGCTCTCGGCTCCATCCTCGCCTCGGCCTTCGCCGCCAAGGCCTCCAAGTACTTCGAATCGGTGGAAATCGTCGAGCTGCACCACCCGAACAAGGTGGACGCGCCGTCGGGCACGGCCGTCCGTACGGCCCAGCTTATTGCCGCCGCCCGCCAAGAAGCCGGCGTGCCGGCGAGCCCGGACGCCACGGACACCGCCCTTGACGGTGCCCGTGGTTGTGAGGTCGATGGAATTCGCGTCCACAGTGTCCGCTTGCGCGGGCTCGTGGCGCATCAGGAAGTGCTCCTTGGCGGGCCAGGAGAGCAACTAACCATCCGCCACGATTCCTTCGACCGGGCGTCATTCATGCCTGGAGTGTTGCTGGGACTGCGCAATGTGGCGTCCCACCCCGGGCTGACAGTCGGCCTGGATGGCTATCTGGACCTGGGGCTCTAG
- a CDS encoding molybdenum cofactor biosynthesis protein MoaE, translating into MTTETDFEVIRAVLSAEPISVDQAIAAVESDTAGAVVSFSGVVRNHDGGKPVDRLSYSAHPTAHQVMADVVAELVTEHSGEAAQPVRIWAAHRIGLLEVGDPALVCAVAAAHRGQAFAVCSELVDRIKEQVPIWKEQFFSDGTVEWVGAGE; encoded by the coding sequence ATGACCACTGAAACCGACTTCGAAGTCATCAGGGCGGTCCTCAGCGCGGAGCCGATTTCCGTGGACCAGGCCATAGCAGCCGTGGAATCTGACACTGCCGGAGCGGTGGTGAGTTTCAGCGGCGTGGTCCGCAACCACGACGGCGGCAAGCCGGTCGACAGGCTCAGCTACAGCGCCCACCCCACCGCCCATCAGGTCATGGCCGACGTTGTGGCCGAACTCGTGACGGAGCACTCAGGCGAAGCCGCCCAGCCTGTGCGTATTTGGGCAGCACACAGGATCGGTCTGCTTGAGGTTGGCGACCCTGCGCTCGTGTGCGCCGTTGCCGCAGCACACCGCGGACAAGCCTTCGCGGTGTGCTCGGAGCTTGTCGACAGAATCAAGGAGCAAGTGCCCATCTGGAAGGAACAGTTCTTCAGCGACGGCACAGTCGAGTGGGTCGGCGCAGGGGAGTAG
- the moaC gene encoding cyclic pyranopterin monophosphate synthase MoaC has translation MDVVNETTDPAGVVGGLTHLRQDGTAHMVDVSEKAVTTREATATATVRSTPEVLALLGAGELPKGDALAVARVAGIMAAKKTPDLIPLCHPLPISKVTVDFQLGPDTVVVLARVKTRGVTGVEMEALTAASVAALSVYDMIKAVDKHAVISGIQVLAKSGGKSGDWALPVSSGTPGEGGRA, from the coding sequence ATGGATGTTGTGAATGAAACAACAGACCCCGCCGGCGTTGTCGGCGGCCTCACCCACTTGCGCCAGGACGGCACCGCCCACATGGTCGATGTCTCCGAAAAGGCCGTGACCACCCGGGAGGCGACCGCCACCGCCACCGTCCGGAGCACTCCGGAAGTCCTTGCCCTCCTCGGCGCAGGTGAGCTTCCCAAGGGGGACGCCTTGGCCGTGGCGCGCGTGGCCGGCATCATGGCAGCCAAGAAGACGCCCGACCTCATACCGCTGTGCCACCCGCTGCCGATTTCCAAGGTCACGGTGGACTTCCAGCTCGGGCCGGACACGGTAGTTGTACTGGCAAGGGTGAAAACCAGAGGCGTCACAGGCGTGGAGATGGAAGCCTTGACCGCTGCCTCGGTGGCTGCCTTGAGCGTCTACGACATGATCAAAGCAGTAGATAAGCACGCCGTTATCAGCGGCATCCAGGTGCTGGCCAAGAGCGGCGGAAAGAGCGGCGACTGGGCCCTTCCCGTTTCGTCCGGCACGCCCGGCGAAGGAGGACGCGCGTGA
- a CDS encoding MogA/MoaB family molybdenum cofactor biosynthesis protein, which yields MNACEPRRGPRKAGVVIASTRAAAGIYEDKSGPVILDWLAEHGYETFPVMVVPDGEPVGAAIRALLTQEPAVVITSGGTGLSPDDRTPEVTLPLLDREIPGLMEGIRRAGAAKTPMAMLSRGHAGAAGRTFIVNLPGSPKGVMDGLAVLDPVIAHLCDQLEGSHDH from the coding sequence GTGAACGCCTGCGAACCCCGCCGCGGACCGCGCAAGGCCGGCGTTGTCATCGCGTCCACCCGCGCGGCAGCAGGAATCTACGAGGACAAGAGCGGCCCGGTCATCCTGGACTGGCTGGCTGAACACGGCTACGAGACCTTCCCCGTCATGGTGGTGCCGGATGGCGAGCCGGTCGGCGCCGCCATCCGTGCGCTCCTGACCCAGGAACCCGCCGTCGTGATTACCAGCGGCGGCACGGGACTGAGCCCCGATGACCGCACCCCGGAAGTTACGTTGCCGTTGTTGGATCGCGAAATACCGGGGCTCATGGAAGGCATTCGCCGCGCCGGGGCCGCCAAGACCCCCATGGCGATGCTCAGCCGGGGCCATGCCGGCGCGGCAGGCAGGACGTTCATCGTCAATCTTCCGGGTTCGCCCAAGGGCGTGATGGACGGGCTTGCCGTTCTTGATCCTGTCATCGCCCACCTATGCGATCAGTTGGAGGGAAGTCATGACCACTGA
- a CDS encoding molybdopterin-dependent oxidoreductase, translated as MSKTTSKRASTRTAVRWAAVCGVAAIGVGVAAGELLAGFLSPSVSPVTALGGVVIDAVPGWAKELAVNLFGTADKIALIVSIALVTLLLAAVAGLLEYRRKGAGLALALLAGAAGLAAALSRAQAAPTAAIAPVVATIVTMFFLRLLIQRLETWRPEPETVEMPLARRSFVQLLGGTAIAAVALGIVTTVVRRAGTVASDFRRGLALPAPVTPPEKVPDGAALTLAGLQPLVTPNSEFYRIDTALIPPAVNPPDWTLKVTGLVDREVQLDFATLLSKPMIERYVTIACVSNEVGGNLIGNALWLGWPVRELLAMAGPKPGADMVLSRSTDGWTAGTPLEALTDSRDAILAVGMNGEPLPLEHGFPVRMIVPGLYGYVSATKWLTELKVTRFADDQGYWVPRGWSDHGPIKTQSRIDVPRDGRSVKAGTVQFGGVAWAQHRGVSRVELRVDRGSWQQARLAPGISSDTWYQWQLGLDVGPGNHEVQVRATDATGTPQPEAQAPVAPDGATGFHTIHVTVNSN; from the coding sequence ATGAGCAAGACCACATCGAAGAGAGCCAGTACAAGAACCGCGGTCCGGTGGGCGGCGGTATGCGGCGTGGCGGCTATCGGAGTCGGGGTGGCGGCTGGCGAGTTGCTGGCCGGGTTCCTGAGCCCGTCCGTTTCGCCCGTCACGGCACTGGGTGGCGTGGTGATCGACGCGGTGCCGGGTTGGGCCAAGGAGCTGGCCGTCAACCTGTTCGGCACCGCGGACAAAATTGCCCTGATCGTCAGCATCGCCCTGGTGACATTGCTCCTCGCCGCGGTCGCCGGACTTCTGGAGTATCGGCGAAAGGGAGCAGGACTGGCGCTTGCCTTGCTCGCCGGAGCGGCGGGACTGGCCGCCGCGCTGAGCCGTGCCCAAGCGGCACCCACTGCCGCGATCGCCCCGGTCGTGGCCACGATCGTCACCATGTTTTTCCTCCGGCTCCTGATCCAGCGGCTCGAAACCTGGCGTCCCGAGCCCGAGACGGTCGAAATGCCGTTGGCCCGCCGAAGCTTTGTGCAACTGTTGGGTGGAACGGCGATCGCCGCCGTCGCCCTGGGGATCGTCACCACGGTGGTCCGGAGGGCAGGAACGGTAGCTTCCGATTTCCGCCGTGGCTTAGCACTGCCCGCCCCGGTCACCCCACCGGAGAAGGTTCCCGACGGCGCCGCACTCACCTTGGCGGGCCTGCAGCCGCTCGTCACGCCGAACAGCGAGTTCTACCGAATCGATACCGCGCTGATCCCACCAGCCGTGAATCCACCGGACTGGACCCTCAAAGTGACTGGCCTGGTGGATCGCGAAGTCCAGCTGGATTTCGCCACCCTGCTGAGCAAACCGATGATCGAGCGCTACGTGACCATCGCTTGCGTATCCAACGAAGTCGGTGGAAACCTGATCGGCAACGCGCTTTGGCTGGGCTGGCCGGTCCGGGAACTCCTGGCCATGGCAGGACCCAAGCCCGGCGCGGACATGGTGCTATCCCGTAGTACCGACGGCTGGACTGCCGGAACTCCCCTCGAAGCGCTCACCGACAGTAGAGACGCCATCCTTGCCGTCGGCATGAATGGCGAACCCTTGCCGCTGGAACATGGCTTTCCCGTCCGGATGATCGTCCCGGGACTCTATGGATATGTTTCGGCTACCAAATGGCTGACGGAACTGAAGGTCACCCGTTTCGCTGACGACCAGGGTTACTGGGTTCCCCGTGGCTGGAGCGACCACGGACCCATCAAGACGCAGTCCCGCATCGACGTGCCCCGGGACGGCCGCTCGGTCAAGGCCGGAACCGTGCAGTTCGGCGGCGTCGCCTGGGCTCAACATCGTGGGGTCTCCCGCGTTGAGCTTCGCGTCGACCGCGGCAGCTGGCAGCAAGCCCGGCTCGCGCCTGGGATCTCCTCGGACACGTGGTACCAATGGCAGCTCGGCCTTGACGTGGGCCCGGGGAACCACGAGGTACAGGTTCGTGCCACGGATGCGACCGGTACGCCTCAGCCCGAAGCCCAAGCTCCTGTTGCTCCAGACGGCGCCACGGGATTCCACACCATCCACGTCACGGTCAACTCAAACTAG
- a CDS encoding molybdenum cofactor synthesis domain-containing protein, translating into MARSVAAHREAVQELLSGLRGRGSNEELPLMAALGRVLAVDILAPLSLPPFANSQMDGFAVRSADLTPHAGSDAGAELTVVDPVPAGAAPMRLAPGTAAPIMTGAMMPEGADAVVPIEQALPDVFPAPGVAATVRLPTTEPGTFVRDAGSDITAGAVALRAGTALGPGQLGLLAALGMTAVEVRTPVHVLLVTTGDEVVEPGTSLPEGKIYDSNGTLLEAAMLQSGLRVTRTGISSDDPSALLTLLRSHAASSDLIVSTGGVSKGAYEVVRQAMEGQAVDFVSVAMQPGGPQGIGTFDGVPFLGFPGNPVSCLVSFEMFLRPALAAVLGSPALRPSLQARLAESLTSPAGKHQVRRGTLLPGGTVRLEGGVGSHLVHALANSNALIQVPEGVTELDAGAEVEVWML; encoded by the coding sequence GTGGCCAGATCCGTCGCAGCCCACCGCGAAGCCGTCCAGGAACTGCTGTCCGGCCTTCGCGGCCGGGGGAGTAATGAGGAGTTGCCTCTGATGGCCGCGCTCGGCAGGGTTCTCGCCGTCGATATCCTGGCTCCGCTCAGCCTGCCGCCGTTCGCCAATTCCCAGATGGACGGTTTTGCCGTCCGCTCGGCGGATCTCACACCGCATGCAGGGAGCGACGCCGGCGCGGAGCTGACGGTGGTGGATCCTGTCCCGGCCGGCGCGGCCCCGATGCGACTCGCGCCCGGCACCGCGGCTCCCATCATGACAGGGGCCATGATGCCTGAGGGCGCCGACGCCGTCGTGCCCATCGAACAGGCACTGCCGGATGTCTTCCCCGCTCCCGGGGTGGCGGCAACCGTTCGCCTTCCCACTACAGAGCCGGGAACGTTCGTCCGCGACGCCGGGAGCGACATCACCGCGGGAGCAGTCGCCCTGCGGGCCGGAACAGCCCTCGGACCTGGCCAATTGGGGCTGCTCGCCGCTTTGGGAATGACCGCCGTCGAGGTCCGCACCCCCGTGCACGTGCTTCTGGTGACCACGGGTGACGAAGTGGTGGAACCCGGTACGTCGTTACCGGAAGGCAAGATCTACGATTCCAATGGAACCCTGCTTGAAGCCGCCATGCTGCAGTCCGGCCTGCGGGTCACGCGGACGGGCATCAGCAGCGACGATCCTTCCGCCTTGCTGACGCTCTTGCGCAGCCATGCCGCAAGCAGCGACCTCATCGTCAGCACCGGGGGAGTCAGCAAGGGCGCCTATGAAGTGGTCCGGCAGGCCATGGAGGGCCAAGCCGTTGACTTTGTGTCAGTGGCCATGCAGCCCGGCGGCCCCCAAGGGATCGGAACGTTCGACGGCGTGCCCTTCCTCGGTTTCCCGGGCAATCCGGTGAGCTGCCTTGTGTCCTTCGAAATGTTCCTGCGCCCCGCGCTCGCCGCCGTCTTGGGCAGCCCCGCATTGCGGCCGAGCCTGCAGGCGCGCCTTGCGGAGTCCTTGACCTCGCCCGCGGGCAAGCACCAGGTCCGCCGGGGCACGCTGCTTCCGGGGGGGACCGTCAGGCTTGAGGGGGGCGTCGGATCCCATCTCGTCCATGCCCTCGCCAACTCGAACGCGCTGATCCAGGTTCCGGAAGGCGTCACGGAACTCGACGCCGGGGCGGAAGTGGAAGTATGGATGTTGTGA
- a CDS encoding response regulator transcription factor, whose protein sequence is MQPAPHAAELGNRRILLVEDEQTIADVVREYLVQAGFQVDHAGDGFAALNLAAARRPDLVILDRMLPGLDGVEVCRRLRLAMSVPIIMVTALGTEDDRILGLETGADDYVTKPFSPRELVLRVKSVLRRSIREFSPEPPVELAGFALDPASRTVLHHGKLLTLTVREFDLLAFLLRRPNQVFSREELIKAVWGWDFGDLSTVTVHVRRLREKIEDNPTTPVLLKTVWGVGYRFDAKVGGHAGN, encoded by the coding sequence ATGCAGCCCGCCCCGCACGCTGCCGAACTTGGCAATCGCCGTATCCTCCTGGTCGAAGACGAACAGACCATCGCCGACGTCGTCCGTGAGTACCTGGTCCAGGCAGGCTTCCAGGTCGATCATGCGGGCGACGGCTTCGCAGCCCTGAACCTCGCAGCCGCCAGGCGGCCCGATCTCGTCATCCTGGACCGCATGCTGCCGGGACTCGACGGCGTGGAAGTGTGCCGCAGGTTGCGTCTGGCCATGAGCGTTCCCATCATCATGGTCACCGCCCTTGGCACGGAAGACGACCGCATCCTGGGCTTGGAGACCGGGGCGGACGACTACGTCACCAAGCCCTTTTCGCCCCGCGAGCTGGTCCTTCGGGTGAAATCCGTGCTGCGCCGGAGCATCCGGGAATTCAGCCCGGAGCCTCCCGTGGAACTCGCCGGTTTCGCATTGGATCCGGCCTCGCGCACGGTGCTGCATCACGGCAAGCTGCTGACGCTGACGGTGCGGGAATTCGATTTGCTGGCTTTCCTGCTCCGCCGGCCCAACCAGGTGTTTAGCCGTGAAGAGCTCATCAAAGCAGTATGGGGTTGGGATTTCGGAGATCTGTCCACGGTGACGGTCCACGTCCGCCGCTTGCGCGAAAAGATCGAGGACAACCCGACGACGCCGGTGCTGCTCAAGACTGTCTGGGGAGTCGGTTATCGCTTCGACGCGAAGGTAGGCGGACATGCAGGCAACTGA
- the dapA gene encoding 4-hydroxy-tetrahydrodipicolinate synthase, whose product MSDSRANVPALGTLLTAMVTPFTADGEVDYKQAAELAVKLVDDGCDGLVVTGTTGETSTLTDEENLGMFRAVKEAVGGRAAIIAGTGTNDTAHSVHLSQEAAKLGVDGLLIVTPYYNKPSQAGVRAHFEAIASATELPVMLYDIPGRSAIQIAPETMIGLAAHPNIVAVKDAKADFAAATRVMAETDLLFYSGDDGLTLQWMAMGAVGLIGVTTHVVTRRFRELIDAINANDLGTARKINFGLEPVIRATMTRVQGAVAAKQILKWQGVLPNSVVRLPLVEPDVAEIAIIREDLAEAGMDFTV is encoded by the coding sequence ATGTCTGACTCTCGTGCGAACGTTCCTGCCCTCGGTACCCTTCTGACCGCCATGGTCACCCCGTTCACCGCGGACGGCGAAGTCGACTACAAGCAGGCAGCGGAACTGGCAGTCAAGCTGGTTGACGACGGCTGCGATGGCTTGGTCGTCACCGGAACAACCGGGGAGACGTCTACGCTCACCGACGAGGAAAACCTCGGCATGTTCCGCGCTGTCAAGGAAGCCGTGGGCGGTCGTGCAGCAATCATCGCTGGAACCGGAACCAATGACACCGCGCACTCGGTTCACCTCTCCCAGGAAGCCGCGAAGCTCGGCGTCGACGGGCTCCTGATCGTCACGCCGTACTACAACAAGCCGAGCCAAGCAGGCGTCCGTGCCCACTTCGAGGCCATTGCCTCCGCCACGGAGCTCCCGGTCATGCTCTATGACATTCCCGGGCGTTCCGCCATCCAGATCGCGCCGGAGACCATGATCGGTCTCGCCGCCCACCCCAACATCGTTGCGGTCAAGGATGCCAAGGCCGATTTCGCCGCTGCCACGCGGGTCATGGCTGAAACCGACCTTCTTTTCTATTCGGGGGACGACGGTCTGACCCTCCAGTGGATGGCCATGGGCGCGGTGGGCCTGATAGGCGTTACTACCCACGTCGTCACCCGGCGTTTCCGTGAGCTCATCGACGCCATCAATGCGAACGACCTCGGCACCGCCCGCAAGATCAATTTCGGACTGGAGCCCGTGATCCGCGCCACCATGACCCGGGTCCAAGGTGCCGTCGCCGCCAAGCAAATTCTTAAATGGCAGGGAGTCCTGCCCAACTCGGTTGTCCGTTTGCCCCTCGTGGAGCCGGACGTCGCCGAGATCGCAATCATCCGCGAGGACTTGGCGGAAGCTGGAATGGACTTCACTGTCTAG